A single genomic interval of Methyloceanibacter caenitepidi harbors:
- a CDS encoding Lrp/AsnC family transcriptional regulator, protein MLDRMDRKILEILQEDCTLPVAEIGKRIGLSTTPCWRRIQKLEEQGVIERRVALLDPKKVNAGVTVFVSITTSNHTKEWLERFHAALADFPEVVEFYRMSGQIDYLLRVVVPDIERYDAFYKRLIAKIELSDVSSAFAMEQIKFTTSLPLGYAAEEKRT, encoded by the coding sequence ATGCTGGACCGGATGGACCGCAAGATCCTGGAAATCTTGCAGGAGGATTGCACCTTGCCGGTCGCCGAGATTGGCAAGCGGATCGGGCTGTCCACGACCCCGTGCTGGCGGCGCATCCAAAAGCTGGAAGAGCAAGGTGTGATCGAGCGGCGTGTGGCGCTGCTGGACCCAAAGAAGGTCAATGCGGGCGTGACGGTGTTCGTATCCATCACGACGAGCAACCACACCAAGGAATGGCTCGAGCGTTTCCATGCGGCGCTTGCGGATTTTCCGGAGGTTGTCGAGTTCTACCGCATGAGCGGTCAGATCGACTATCTCTTGCGCGTCGTGGTTCCTGACATCGAACGCTACGACGCGTTCTACAAGCGGCTGATCGCCAAGATCGAACTTTCCGATGTGAGCTCGGCCTTCGCCATGGAGCAGATCAAGTTCACGACGTCCTTGCCGCTCGGCTATGCCGCGGAAGAAAAGCGCACCTAA
- a CDS encoding uracil-DNA glycosylase family protein, translating into MSDFNAILSDIRRCRICVEAPRGKPLPHEPRPVLRASTTARLAICGQAPGTRVHQSGKPFTDPSGDRLRSWLNMAPETFYDETRVAIVPMGFCFPGLDAKGGDLPPRRECAARWHRDLFAALPNVELILAVGSYAQAFHLGSARGKTLQETMVNWRAHLKAPRSPRVFPLPHPSWRNNAWLKKNPWFEEELLPVLRRAVRKVV; encoded by the coding sequence ATGTCGGACTTCAACGCGATACTGAGTGATATCCGGCGCTGCCGTATCTGTGTGGAGGCGCCGCGGGGCAAGCCACTGCCGCATGAACCGCGCCCCGTCCTGCGGGCCAGCACGACGGCGCGCCTGGCCATTTGCGGTCAAGCGCCCGGGACACGCGTGCACCAGTCCGGCAAGCCGTTTACCGACCCCTCCGGCGACCGGTTGCGGTCCTGGCTGAACATGGCGCCCGAGACATTCTATGACGAGACGCGTGTCGCGATCGTCCCCATGGGCTTCTGCTTTCCGGGACTCGATGCCAAGGGCGGGGACCTGCCGCCGCGGCGGGAGTGCGCGGCTCGCTGGCATCGCGATCTCTTTGCGGCGCTGCCGAATGTCGAGCTGATCCTGGCGGTCGGGTCTTACGCACAAGCGTTTCATTTGGGGTCGGCGCGGGGAAAGACCTTGCAGGAAACGATGGTGAATTGGCGGGCCCATCTCAAGGCGCCTCGAAGCCCGCGCGTTTTCCCGCTGCCGCATCCGTCCTGGCGGAACAATGCCTGGCTGAAGAAAAACCCGTGGTTCGAGGAGGAGCTGCTTCCGGTTCTGCGCCGCGCGGTCCGCAAGGTCGTGTGA
- a CDS encoding MBL fold metallo-hydrolase encodes MQLTVVGCGDAFGAGNRLQTCYFVRSETATFLIDCGATTLIGLNRLGLSPNDIDTVYVSHLHGDHIGGLPWLLIHAKYIGLRTRPLVIVGPKTTEERFIALTEAVYPGTLASGVNFDLVFVEHREQVPLEMNGVSVTPFEVHHPSGAPPYAMRFEIDGKVVSFTGDTGWVDVLPEVSRGADLFISECFQYDLEMAMHLDYKTIDANYERLSAKRVLLTHMGQEMLDARAEVDRSRYELAEDGMVIDL; translated from the coding sequence ATGCAACTGACCGTGGTCGGGTGCGGCGATGCGTTTGGCGCCGGAAACCGGCTGCAAACCTGTTATTTCGTCCGCTCGGAAACAGCGACCTTTCTGATCGACTGTGGCGCGACGACTCTTATCGGCTTGAACAGGCTGGGTTTGTCGCCGAACGATATCGACACAGTTTATGTGTCACATCTGCACGGCGATCACATCGGCGGACTCCCGTGGCTCCTGATCCATGCCAAGTATATCGGCTTGCGGACCCGTCCCCTGGTGATCGTCGGCCCCAAGACGACTGAAGAGCGTTTCATCGCCCTGACCGAGGCTGTGTATCCCGGCACGCTGGCCAGCGGCGTCAACTTCGATCTCGTTTTCGTCGAGCATCGAGAGCAAGTCCCTCTCGAAATGAACGGCGTCTCCGTTACGCCGTTCGAGGTGCATCACCCCTCCGGCGCACCGCCTTACGCGATGCGGTTCGAAATCGATGGCAAGGTCGTCTCCTTCACTGGCGACACGGGCTGGGTCGACGTCTTGCCCGAGGTCTCCCGGGGCGCCGACCTCTTCATTTCGGAGTGCTTCCAGTACGACCTCGAAATGGCGATGCATCTCGACTACAAGACCATCGATGCCAACTACGAACGCCTGTCGGCCAAGCGAGTGTTGTTGACCCATATGGGCCAAGAGATGCTGGATGCACGCGCCGAGGTGGACCGGTCGCGCTACGAGCTTGCCGAAGACGGCATGGTGATCGATCTTTGA
- a CDS encoding sensor histidine kinase — MAGPSSLSGQKRRAFRSVQEAREKLSYKSAGKPEFDYELLMMFVRNELSAAITTPLLAVVVAVGAMFWSSPRQLLLWLCCIFVTKGILVGICRQFSKEPREGVNVASWRAKITAAEFLYGVTWASVVFVNPLTEDVAGYTFIFAAVLVVISMRMLFASTVMPIVYAGTLPMTAAIVIRFALLNDPFYWAMAMMAVAVHLYFIWLMNGFNATVVSMLEFRAEKDALIGELEQSKSISDEARLRAEEANLAKSRFLATMSHELRTPLNAILGFSEIMRDEAFGPHTNPTYKEYANDIHESGQHLLTLIDEILDISRIEAGRYELHEAPISLTDIAEECHRLMRVRADNKGLTIKQTFEEDLPNVWADERAMRQICLNLLSNAIKFTPSKGAVTLKVARTSAGGVALTVKDTGPGIPDDEIPRVLRSFGQGSLAHQTAEGGTGLGLPITKGLIELHGGTFEIKSKLRYGTEVTVSLPPSRVMEALPRLAEPGEEEPEQTSKTQALWEKRAS; from the coding sequence GTGGCCGGTCCTAGCTCGTTGAGCGGCCAGAAGCGGCGCGCATTCCGCAGCGTCCAAGAGGCCCGCGAAAAGCTCTCCTACAAATCCGCCGGCAAGCCCGAGTTCGACTACGAACTCCTCATGATGTTCGTCAGGAACGAACTGTCGGCCGCCATCACCACGCCCCTGCTCGCCGTCGTCGTCGCCGTGGGCGCGATGTTCTGGTCTTCTCCGCGCCAGTTGCTGCTATGGCTGTGCTGCATCTTCGTCACCAAAGGCATCCTCGTAGGGATCTGCCGGCAATTCTCCAAGGAACCGCGCGAGGGAGTGAACGTCGCTTCGTGGCGCGCAAAGATCACCGCCGCGGAGTTCTTGTATGGAGTCACTTGGGCGTCGGTCGTCTTCGTCAATCCACTGACGGAAGACGTTGCCGGCTACACCTTCATCTTCGCGGCGGTGCTGGTCGTGATTTCGATGCGCATGCTGTTCGCCTCGACCGTGATGCCCATCGTCTACGCGGGCACCTTGCCTATGACGGCAGCGATCGTCATCCGCTTCGCGCTGCTCAACGATCCGTTCTACTGGGCCATGGCCATGATGGCCGTCGCGGTCCATCTCTACTTCATCTGGCTGATGAACGGCTTCAACGCCACCGTGGTCTCCATGCTCGAGTTCCGCGCCGAAAAAGATGCGTTGATCGGCGAGCTCGAGCAATCGAAGTCGATCTCCGACGAGGCACGCTTGCGGGCGGAAGAAGCCAACCTCGCCAAGTCGCGCTTCCTTGCCACCATGAGCCATGAACTGAGAACGCCCCTTAATGCCATTCTCGGCTTCTCCGAGATCATGCGCGACGAGGCTTTCGGCCCGCATACCAATCCAACGTACAAAGAGTATGCGAACGACATCCACGAGAGCGGCCAGCATCTTCTGACTCTGATCGACGAGATCCTCGACATCAGCCGGATCGAAGCGGGGCGCTACGAACTCCACGAAGCGCCCATCTCGCTCACCGACATTGCCGAAGAATGCCACCGCTTGATGCGCGTCCGCGCCGACAACAAGGGACTGACGATTAAGCAGACCTTCGAAGAAGATTTGCCGAACGTCTGGGCGGACGAACGCGCAATGCGGCAGATCTGCCTCAACCTCCTCTCCAATGCGATCAAATTCACGCCCTCGAAGGGGGCGGTCACGCTGAAAGTGGCGCGGACCAGCGCCGGCGGCGTGGCTCTCACGGTCAAGGACACAGGCCCCGGCATCCCCGACGACGAGATACCCCGCGTCCTGCGCAGTTTCGGGCAAGGCTCCCTGGCGCATCAGACCGCGGAAGGCGGAACCGGTCTCGGTCTTCCCATCACGAAGGGGCTGATCGAACTCCACGGCGGCACTTTCGAGATCAAGAGCAAGCTGCGTTATGGGACCGAAGTCACCGTGTCGCTGCCCCCTAGCCGCGTCATGGAAGCATTGCCGAGGCTCGCCGAGCCGGGCGAAGAGGAGCCGGAACAGACGTCCAAGACCCAGGCCCTTTGGGAGAAACGGGCGAGCTAG
- a CDS encoding DUF1289 domain-containing protein, protein METPCVNICMLEPESGLCIGCGRSGDEIAGWVDMSPDERRAIMAALPERLRNLEEETAAGEAAS, encoded by the coding sequence TTGGAAACGCCTTGCGTCAATATCTGCATGCTCGAGCCGGAATCGGGCCTTTGTATCGGGTGCGGCCGCAGCGGCGACGAGATTGCCGGCTGGGTCGACATGAGCCCCGACGAGCGGCGCGCCATCATGGCGGCGCTGCCCGAGCGACTGCGGAATCTTGAAGAGGAAACCGCGGCCGGCGAGGCTGCGTCGTGA
- a CDS encoding retropepsin-like aspartic protease family protein produces the protein MTTWVALFVLALGGMLLVGNDSGMIAGVDETTFGYGVFLLALLIYLGGGLLGRYGGGAATVARDAVTWLALGLGLVTLYAYKDDLTPIAARVVGELLPGTAMTVETSTGGLTEVKLRKRLNGHFTANVEINGEPVSMIVDTGASSIVLTPEDARAAGIDVEEMTFRVPVLTANGRTMAARVWLDDVSVGPLDRTRVEALIAQPGALSQSLLGMSFLSRLRSYEFSGDYLTLRG, from the coding sequence GTGACCACCTGGGTCGCCCTGTTCGTGCTCGCGCTGGGCGGCATGCTGCTCGTGGGCAACGACTCGGGGATGATCGCAGGGGTCGATGAGACGACGTTCGGCTACGGCGTCTTCCTATTAGCGCTGCTGATCTATTTGGGCGGCGGGCTGCTCGGCCGCTATGGCGGCGGTGCGGCCACGGTGGCCCGCGACGCGGTCACCTGGCTTGCCCTCGGCCTCGGTCTCGTGACGCTCTATGCATACAAGGATGACTTAACGCCGATCGCTGCGCGCGTTGTGGGCGAACTTCTGCCCGGAACCGCGATGACCGTCGAGACCAGTACGGGCGGTCTGACCGAGGTCAAACTCAGAAAGCGGTTGAACGGGCATTTCACCGCGAATGTGGAGATCAATGGCGAGCCTGTTTCCATGATCGTGGATACCGGCGCCTCTTCGATCGTCCTGACGCCCGAAGATGCGCGCGCCGCAGGCATCGACGTCGAGGAGATGACCTTCCGGGTGCCCGTGTTGACCGCCAATGGCCGCACCATGGCCGCGCGGGTCTGGCTCGACGATGTCTCGGTCGGCCCGCTGGACCGCACCAGAGTCGAGGCGCTCATCGCCCAGCCGGGGGCGCTTTCGCAGAGCCTGCTCGGTATGAGTTTCTTAAGCCGCCTGCGCTCCTATGAATTCTCCGGGGACTATCTGACCTTGCGCGGCTGA
- a CDS encoding retropepsin-like aspartic protease family protein, which yields MRSANKNLLQEAAQWLLAGAALFLGIYFFDDIKTLVVTSDDEMPSMFASRSDPGETADRGFSGVVRLKADRRGHFVFPGKVDGRTVTFMADTGASIVALTYEDARRAGLSPANLDFSARVSTANGVARVAPVTLSRVRVGSITLRNVPAAVAEKGALDVNLLGMSFLGRLESFNLSGDELVLNQ from the coding sequence GTGCGGTCGGCCAACAAAAACCTGCTACAAGAGGCGGCGCAATGGCTTCTAGCCGGCGCGGCGCTCTTTCTTGGCATCTACTTCTTCGATGACATCAAGACCCTGGTCGTCACGTCCGACGACGAGATGCCCAGTATGTTCGCCTCGCGATCCGACCCCGGCGAGACGGCCGATCGAGGCTTTTCGGGCGTAGTCCGGCTGAAAGCGGACCGGCGCGGGCACTTTGTTTTCCCGGGCAAGGTGGACGGACGCACCGTGACGTTCATGGCCGATACGGGCGCCTCGATCGTCGCCCTGACCTATGAGGATGCGCGGCGGGCCGGTCTCTCGCCAGCGAACCTCGACTTCAGCGCGCGCGTTTCGACGGCCAACGGCGTCGCCAGGGTGGCGCCGGTTACCCTGTCGCGGGTCCGCGTCGGGAGCATCACGCTCCGCAACGTCCCTGCCGCCGTCGCGGAGAAAGGCGCGCTCGACGTCAACCTGCTCGGCATGAGCTTTCTCGGGCGGCTGGAGAGCTTCAACCTGAGCGGCGACGAGCTGGTTCTGAATCAATAA
- a CDS encoding phosphomannomutase/phosphoglucomutase: MFPKPRQDLVPNTAAFERLPLVKATGFREYDARWLFPDEINLLGMEAVGLGLTTLMRKRGVPMRIVVGHDFRSYSSAIKAALTTGLLAGGAEVHDIGLALSPMAYFAQFELDVEGVAMVTASHNDNGWTGIKMGIDRPLTFSPDDMTRLKEIVMNADFGSYEGGGRYIYVPDLPERYMADLLKHPKYTRKMKVVVSCGNGTAAAFAPQVLSELGCEVIPLNCELDHSFPAHNPNPEDLAMLNATRDSVLEHKADLALIFDGDGDRCGVVDNTGEAIFADKVGVMLARDISALHKNAHFVVDVKSTGLFKTDPVLIENGAHTAYWKTGHSYIKRYSHENGALVGFEKSGHFFFNKPIGRGYDDGLVSAIAVLDMLERNPGKSLAELKDALPRTWQSPTMSPHCADETKYGVVDQIVKHFEDVAKHGETLAGQKIRELITVNGIRIVLEDGTWGLVRASSNKPELVVVVESPTSEANMRAIFAEIDKELANHPEVGEYNQKI, translated from the coding sequence ATGTTCCCGAAGCCACGCCAGGATCTCGTCCCTAATACCGCCGCGTTCGAACGACTCCCCCTCGTCAAGGCCACGGGATTTCGGGAATACGACGCACGCTGGCTCTTTCCGGATGAGATCAATCTCCTCGGCATGGAAGCGGTTGGACTCGGTCTCACGACGCTGATGCGCAAACGCGGCGTGCCCATGCGCATCGTTGTCGGCCACGACTTCAGGTCCTACTCCTCGGCCATCAAGGCGGCGCTGACGACAGGGCTTCTGGCGGGCGGCGCGGAAGTCCACGATATCGGGCTCGCTCTGTCGCCGATGGCCTATTTCGCCCAGTTCGAGCTCGACGTTGAGGGAGTTGCCATGGTCACCGCCAGCCACAACGACAACGGCTGGACAGGCATCAAGATGGGCATCGACCGCCCTCTGACTTTCTCTCCGGACGACATGACCCGGCTCAAAGAAATCGTGATGAATGCCGACTTCGGCTCCTACGAGGGTGGCGGGCGTTACATCTATGTTCCAGATCTGCCGGAACGCTACATGGCCGATCTGCTGAAGCACCCCAAATACACGCGCAAAATGAAGGTGGTCGTCTCGTGCGGTAACGGCACGGCCGCGGCCTTTGCGCCTCAGGTACTCTCCGAGCTCGGCTGCGAAGTGATCCCGCTCAATTGCGAGCTCGATCACAGCTTCCCGGCGCACAATCCCAATCCCGAAGACCTCGCGATGCTGAACGCCACGCGCGACTCGGTCCTGGAGCACAAGGCCGATCTGGCGCTCATCTTCGACGGCGACGGCGACCGCTGCGGCGTGGTCGACAATACGGGCGAGGCGATCTTCGCCGACAAGGTTGGGGTAATGCTCGCGCGGGATATTTCAGCGCTGCACAAGAACGCTCATTTCGTCGTCGACGTGAAGTCAACCGGGCTGTTCAAGACGGACCCGGTGCTCATCGAGAACGGGGCGCACACGGCCTATTGGAAAACCGGGCATTCCTATATCAAGCGCTATAGCCATGAGAACGGAGCCCTGGTCGGCTTCGAAAAATCGGGGCACTTCTTCTTCAACAAGCCGATCGGACGCGGCTACGACGACGGTCTGGTTTCAGCCATCGCGGTGCTCGACATGCTCGAGCGCAACCCCGGCAAGAGCCTTGCCGAATTGAAGGACGCCCTGCCCCGCACGTGGCAGTCTCCCACCATGTCGCCACACTGCGCCGACGAAACCAAATACGGCGTGGTCGACCAGATCGTGAAGCACTTCGAGGATGTGGCGAAGCACGGCGAAACGCTGGCGGGCCAGAAAATCCGTGAGCTGATTACAGTGAACGGAATCCGCATCGTCCTGGAAGACGGCACCTGGGGACTTGTGCGCGCCTCATCGAACAAGCCGGAGCTCGTGGTCGTGGTCGAAAGCCCCACATCGGAGGCCAACATGCGGGCCATCTTCGCCGAGATCGACAAGGAACTCGCCAATCACCCGGAAGTAGGCGAATATAACCAGAAGATCTAG
- a CDS encoding methyltransferase family protein has translation MIDFSYTHAVFVVGLIVGITLNFLMLRTLFFPPFRIWPTPGPGTWQSVTFWTLFRAGMVLTFVMGILDWNSAGLVDLSRLIIGLPLFLVGFGITVFGYFNLGLGNTYCGEDGLISHGLYRFSRNPQYASSILGLIGTVIMADSWLTVPLAFSASCVYVLMALTEEQWLEDRYGATYLEYKNRTARFFDLPGFIQYLVEKTQPSRRTS, from the coding sequence ATGATCGATTTCAGTTACACACACGCCGTCTTCGTTGTGGGCCTCATCGTCGGCATCACGCTGAATTTCTTGATGCTGCGGACGCTCTTCTTTCCGCCCTTCCGGATTTGGCCGACGCCGGGTCCGGGGACTTGGCAGAGTGTAACCTTCTGGACGTTGTTCCGCGCCGGCATGGTGCTGACCTTCGTCATGGGTATTCTGGATTGGAATAGCGCTGGCCTGGTCGATCTCAGTCGCCTCATCATTGGCCTTCCGCTGTTCCTTGTTGGCTTCGGCATCACGGTTTTCGGCTATTTCAATCTCGGCCTCGGCAACACGTATTGTGGCGAGGACGGATTGATCAGCCATGGGCTCTACCGTTTCAGCCGCAACCCGCAATATGCTTCATCGATCCTCGGCCTGATCGGGACGGTCATCATGGCCGACTCGTGGCTCACCGTTCCACTCGCGTTCTCGGCAAGCTGCGTGTATGTGCTGATGGCGCTGACCGAGGAGCAATGGCTCGAGGATCGCTACGGCGCGACCTATCTCGAATACAAGAACCGCACGGCGCGCTTCTTCGACCTGCCGGGCTTCATTCAGTACCTCGTCGAGAAGACGCAGCCGTCCCGCCGCACCAGCTAA
- a CDS encoding fasciclin domain-containing protein, translating into MGEAYIVRKNIPASNGMIHALDGVLVPGES; encoded by the coding sequence GTGGGAGAAGCGTACATCGTGCGAAAGAACATCCCTGCGTCGAACGGCATGATCCACGCCCTGGATGGCGTTCTCGTTCCCGGGGAATCATGA
- a CDS encoding LysR substrate-binding domain-containing protein: MPTLRQLEYLVAVADNRHFGRAAERVNVTQPTLSEQLRTLEQRLGVELVERSRSNVVVTPLGFEVVEIARRMLQDAQRIVDITGNVGSGFAGVVRLGLPPTIGPYLLPRVDPTLHATYPKLKLYAREELPHALPRELAEGIHDVIIAPLPVNQSGLREAVLFEEPLYLTVPIDHELASRSSIKPTDLEGADLLALGPGHQLRELVVNLAAECGANLRYDYEGTSLDTLREMMATGLGVSLMPGLYVRSVVSKDPRFKTFDIGSRGLSRTIGMLWRKSKNPQHNFDNLAVLIRNIVRDEFGPNRVKTRAESVA, translated from the coding sequence ATGCCCACACTGAGACAATTGGAATATTTGGTCGCCGTGGCCGACAACCGCCACTTTGGACGGGCCGCCGAGCGCGTCAATGTCACACAACCGACACTTAGTGAGCAGCTGCGCACTCTAGAGCAGCGACTGGGCGTCGAGCTCGTCGAAAGGTCGCGCTCGAATGTGGTCGTCACCCCCCTCGGTTTCGAAGTCGTCGAGATTGCGCGCCGCATGCTTCAGGACGCCCAGCGCATTGTCGACATCACGGGGAATGTGGGCTCAGGCTTCGCCGGCGTCGTACGCCTAGGGCTGCCGCCCACGATCGGTCCCTATCTTCTCCCGCGCGTCGACCCCACCCTTCACGCGACCTACCCCAAGCTCAAGCTCTACGCCCGCGAGGAGCTGCCTCACGCCCTTCCCCGGGAATTGGCCGAGGGCATTCACGACGTGATCATCGCCCCCCTCCCTGTCAACCAAAGCGGCCTGAGGGAGGCTGTCCTTTTTGAGGAGCCGCTGTATCTCACCGTCCCGATCGACCACGAGCTGGCGAGCCGGTCCAGCATCAAGCCGACCGACCTGGAAGGGGCCGACCTCCTGGCCCTTGGGCCGGGACACCAGCTCCGCGAACTGGTGGTGAACCTGGCGGCGGAGTGCGGCGCCAATCTCCGCTACGACTACGAGGGCACGAGCCTGGATACGCTGCGCGAAATGATGGCCACCGGCCTCGGCGTGAGCCTCATGCCGGGACTCTATGTCCGCAGCGTCGTCAGCAAGGACCCCCGTTTCAAGACCTTCGACATCGGCAGTCGCGGGCTGAGCCGTACCATCGGTATGCTCTGGCGCAAATCAAAGAACCCACAACATAATTTCGACAATCTCGCCGTATTGATCCGGAACATCGTAAGAGATGAATTCGGCCCCAACCGTGTTAAGACACGGGCGGAGTCAGTCGCCTAG
- a CDS encoding TerC family protein has translation MEFIDTLVMGKPAWMWAIFMTIVVILLAVDLGLFHRKAREIGVRESLLLSAFYITIGLAFGVWVWINIGPTSGKEYLTGFLVEKTLSMDNIFVMSLIFTYFGIPRIYQHRVLFYGILGVILLRGIVIALGAWLVASFHWVLYIFALLLIFTGIKMLLPGDDEPDIEDNFALRIMRRFLRITPKLHGQRFFIRQPDDKTGKILTWVTPLFVAMILIEIVDVIFALDSIPAIFAITTDTFVVYTSNIFAILGLRALYFALAAVIDRFAYLKPALAMILVFIGSKIFVADLAGWEKFPSSVSLSVTVALIAGGILYSLWRTQRDDEPPSTNDKVHNAKPGDV, from the coding sequence ATGGAGTTCATCGACACCCTGGTCATGGGCAAGCCCGCTTGGATGTGGGCAATCTTCATGACCATCGTGGTCATTCTGCTTGCGGTCGACCTTGGATTGTTTCACCGCAAGGCCCGGGAAATCGGCGTCCGCGAAAGCCTGCTTCTCAGCGCTTTCTACATCACGATCGGCCTCGCCTTTGGCGTATGGGTCTGGATCAACATAGGTCCCACCAGCGGCAAGGAATATCTCACCGGATTCCTCGTGGAGAAGACGTTGTCCATGGACAACATCTTCGTGATGTCGCTGATTTTCACGTACTTCGGAATTCCCCGGATCTATCAGCACCGAGTGCTGTTCTACGGCATTCTCGGCGTGATCCTGCTGCGCGGCATCGTCATTGCGCTAGGCGCCTGGCTCGTCGCGAGCTTCCACTGGGTCCTATACATCTTCGCGCTTCTGCTGATCTTCACCGGCATCAAGATGCTGCTTCCAGGAGACGATGAGCCGGACATCGAAGACAACTTCGCACTGAGAATCATGCGGCGGTTCTTGCGCATCACGCCCAAGCTGCATGGACAGCGCTTCTTCATCCGCCAGCCGGACGACAAGACCGGCAAGATTCTCACATGGGTCACGCCTCTCTTCGTCGCGATGATCCTCATCGAGATCGTCGATGTGATCTTCGCACTCGACAGCATTCCCGCCATCTTCGCGATTACCACGGACACGTTCGTGGTCTACACGTCCAATATCTTCGCGATCCTCGGCTTGCGCGCACTCTATTTCGCGCTCGCAGCCGTCATAGATCGCTTTGCCTACTTGAAGCCCGCCCTGGCCATGATCTTGGTGTTCATCGGCTCGAAGATCTTCGTCGCCGACCTCGCAGGCTGGGAGAAGTTCCCCTCATCGGTATCGCTCAGCGTGACGGTCGCGCTGATTGCCGGCGGCATTCTCTATTCGCTCTGGCGCACACAACGCGATGACGAGCCGCCGAGCACGAACGACAAGGTCCATAACGCAAAACCAGGGGATGTCTAG
- the dusA gene encoding tRNA dihydrouridine(20/20a) synthase DusA, with the protein MSLKPDSHRFCVAPMMEWTDRHCRTFLRLISARAFLYTEMVTADAVLHGDRVRVLGFNAAEHPVGLQLGGSDPARLAEAARIGAEWGYDEINLNIGCPSDRVQSGRFGACLMAEPKLVADCVKAMADAVEVPVTVKCRIGIDDQDTEESLDRFVDTVADAGCMMFIVHARKAWLDGLSPKENRDVPPLDYDRVHRLKTRRSDLAIVINGGLGSLPHAAPHLVHVDGVMLGRAAYADPYLLAAVDQTLYGEAEAPLTRLEVLDRFIDYVGGELDRGVRLNAMTRHVLGLFHGQPRARAFRRHIAENAHLPGAGIEVLEQARDIVSGAAPETRTAENRSAA; encoded by the coding sequence ATGTCTTTGAAGCCAGATTCTCACCGTTTCTGCGTCGCGCCCATGATGGAATGGACCGATCGCCACTGCCGCACCTTTTTGCGGCTGATTTCGGCGCGCGCCTTTCTATACACGGAGATGGTGACCGCCGATGCGGTGCTCCATGGCGATCGCGTTCGCGTGTTGGGTTTCAATGCCGCCGAACATCCCGTCGGGCTGCAGCTCGGCGGCAGCGATCCGGCGCGTCTCGCAGAGGCCGCGCGGATCGGCGCCGAATGGGGCTACGACGAAATCAATCTCAATATCGGGTGTCCGTCCGACCGGGTGCAGTCCGGCCGGTTTGGCGCCTGTCTCATGGCGGAGCCGAAACTGGTCGCGGACTGCGTCAAAGCGATGGCGGATGCGGTCGAGGTTCCGGTGACGGTCAAATGCCGTATCGGTATCGACGATCAAGACACGGAAGAAAGCCTCGACCGGTTTGTCGATACGGTGGCGGATGCCGGCTGCATGATGTTCATCGTTCATGCCCGCAAGGCCTGGCTCGACGGACTGAGCCCGAAGGAGAACCGTGACGTTCCGCCTTTGGACTACGACCGGGTGCATCGCCTGAAAACCCGGCGCAGCGATCTTGCCATCGTCATCAATGGCGGCCTTGGCTCGTTGCCGCATGCGGCGCCGCATCTCGTTCACGTGGACGGTGTGATGCTGGGGCGCGCGGCCTACGCGGACCCGTATCTCCTGGCCGCCGTGGACCAGACGCTTTACGGCGAGGCGGAGGCGCCCCTGACGCGCCTCGAAGTGCTCGACCGCTTTATCGACTATGTCGGGGGTGAGCTCGACCGCGGTGTGCGGTTGAACGCGATGACACGGCATGTCCTCGGTCTGTTTCATGGGCAGCCGCGGGCGCGCGCCTTCCGGCGTCATATCGCCGAGAATGCGCATTTGCCTGGCGCGGGCATAGAGGTGCTTGAGCAGGCCCGCGATATCGTCAGCGGCGCCGCGCCGGAAACGCGGACGGCGGAGAACAGATCCGCCGCCTAG